TATCCAATTCACAGACATTCTCGGAACAGTAAAGAACGTCTCTATACCAGCAAGTCAGGCAGAGAAGGCGTTCACCGAGGGTATCTACTTCGATGGATCGTCTATCGAGGGATTTGTGCGGATTCAGGAGAGCGACATGCGGCTCAGACCAGATCCGAACACGTTCGCGCTGTTGCCGTGGAAGACCCGCGACGACGGTACCGCGAGCGCCAGACTGATCGCAGATGTAACGGATGCATCCGGCGCGGACTTCAAAGGTGACCCACGTCACGTGCTCAAGCGTGCACTGAAGCGGGCAGGAGATATGGGATACACCCTCAACGCGGGACCTGAGCCGGAGTTTTTCCTCTTCGAAGAGGAAGACGGCCGGGCGACGACCATCACTCACGACGCGGGTGGATACTTTGATCTCGCGCCGAAAGATCTGGCAAGCGATGTGCGTCGAGACATCATCTACGGGCTCGAAAAGATGGGCTTTGAGGTGGAGGCGAGCCACCACGAGGTCGCAGAAGGGCAACACGAGATCGATTTCAAGTACGACGACGGTCTCACCACGGCTGATAACATCGCTACATTCCGGGCAGTAGTGCGCGCGATCGCCGCCGAACACGATCTGCACTCGACGTTCATGCCAAAGCCCATCGCGGGCATCAACGGCAGCGGGATGCACACGCACCTTTCACTGTTCACCGAAGACGGAGAGAACGTCTTCCACGACGAAGACGATGAGTTCAATCTCTCGGAGACAGCAAAGCAGTTCCTCGCAGGCGTTCTGGAGCACGCACCCGCCATCACTGCGGTTTGTAATCCAACAGTGAACTCATACAAGCGACTCGTGCCGGGATATGAGGCTCCTGTCTACGTCGCATGGAGTGATGTGAATCGGACTGCGCTCATCCGCAAACCTGCTGCACGGACGCCAGCCGCTTCGCGGGTCGAACTCCGCTCACCGGATCCCTCGTGCAATCCGTATCTCGCGCTTGCAGTCATGCTCCATGCAGGACTCGACGGAATCGAGCGTGGTCTCGATGCACCCGATCCAGTCCGAGAGAATATCTACGAATTCGACGAATCGACGCGCGAAGAGTACAATATCGATGTTCTGCCACCAAACCTTGGTGCAGCAATCGATGCTCTCGAAGATGACGATGTGATCCTCGATGCGCTCGGTAAGCACGTCGCAGAGAAATTCATCGAGGCAAAGCGTGCTGAATTCGACGAATATCGGGTGGCGGTTTCGGAGTGGGAACTCGAGAAATACCTGGAAACGTTCTAACTCTTAATCACGTACTCTCGCACGTTTTATCGCTTCGTGCTTCGTCCCGCGATATTTCCGTATTGTGATCGTTTACAAACGTAAACAGGGACACGAACACGAATATGAACACGAATACGGCCTACGAACGGATTGATTCGATACGGTTACGAAGGCGGGCAGGAATTCCAAGGAGATTGAATCCGACGCCGACCACGATCATGAAGACGTAGAGACCCAGTGTTGAGAGCCAGATAATGATCATCGCGAGGATTGCCCACAGTCCCGCGAGATAGAAAAAAGCTCCAATAGTCATTGCCGTCCCGTAGAGGAGGACGAGATACGGTCCCCAGCCGCGGGCTTTGCCGCGCCGTGCGCGCCGGCGCACGTATCGTTTGAGGTCACTTTCGAGTTCGTCTCGGTGGACGGTTCGGTCGTCGATGTCTTCTTCGAACTCCCGAAGCTGTTCTCGCAGTCTGCGAACCTCCGCTTCGAGATCATCGTCCGATTCAACGTCAAATGGCTCGTCGTCTGGCATAGATAGTTTCGGAATTGGTGGCCCTACTGTAGTCGTTTCCGCATCAGATTCGTCGGGGTCGTCTTCGTCGAGGCGTCCGGTGAGTGCTGCATTCAGTACAACACCCACGAGGAGGATAAGAGCCCCGAAATAGAGAAACGTCACGAGTAACAGGACCCCACCGATCGCCCCATACGCGTCGTAGCTACCCGCGTAGGCAGCGTAGATTCGAAACGCTGTCTGGAGTGCGGTCCAGCCGATTGCTGTAAAAGCTGCACCAGGGAACGCCTCTCGGACTGAGATCGATTCTCCTGGGAGGACATAATACAGGGGAAGGAGAGTGAGGGTAAGTCCACACAGCTGGGCGATTGTCCCGATTGTCCCGATGACGTCGACGGTCCCGACGACGAAATCGACCCCCGGAAAGGCGATGATCGTTCCGATAGCGACGGTGAGTGCGATACCGATACCGACCGCCATGAGTGTCAAAAGACCATTGCGCAACTGACCGACGATCCCATCCGAGGGTGGTTCTCCATAAACGGTCGAGAAAGCAACATCGAGGCCGCGAAAGAGCTTCAGTCCGCTCCAGAGGAGAACAAGTATACTGACGACAGTCGCACCACTTTGGCCCGATTGATTGTCCAGTGCATTTTGAACGAGTTCGCCCGCTTGCCCTCCAACGGCGTTCGTCACTGGCTCTGAGACAGCAGTCGAAAACATCTCCCCGCCGACGACGGATCCGACGACGATGGTGAGCAACAACAGAGGAATGAGTGAGATGAACGCGTAGTAGGAAAGACTCGCAGCGATAAATGTCACTTGTTCTGACCGGATGCCATCAATGACCGTTTGTATAACGCTGATAATCCGCTGCACGCTGGCATTCACGCTCTCTCGGTTTGTCCGTCGATCACATATAAATCGGGGGAAGAAGTCATCAGAACAGATAGTACACGCCAGCTACGGTTGGTTTATGTCGTTATGCGTCTCATCGCTTCGACGTCAGCGTTGGTCTTGAACGTCGTCCCTCCATAGTGGGTTCGGGACGCCTCGTACCCCGATTCAGTCAACGCCTCGAGGAATTCATCCATCGAGATTGCAGAAATACCCCATTGCTTTGAGAGCCGGTGTTGGTCGTAATGTGTTGGTCTGTCGATTTCATCTGCGATGGTGTCGAGTAACCGACGTGATCGGGTGGCGGTTCCCAGTTCTTCTGTTATGCGTTCACGAACGTCGGTCACGAAGTCCACCTCGTGGGTCGGCCCGAGCCACAATGGACCAGCGGTGTTGATTCGAGTACTCTCGCAGTTCGGACAGACGTCGTGCGGATTGGCGATCAAACCTTCTGTCGTCGTTCGATAGAGACACGCTTCGCAGTGATCGACGTATCCGAGTTCGTCCATGGTTGCGTTCGCATCCGTCGCTCGGTGACTGGTTGCGAGATACGTTCGCACGTAGTGGCGCGTTACGTGACTCAGCACAGGCGTGACGCCAACATCGTACCGGGCAGCAGTCCGAGCGAGCGCTGAGAGAAGGATGCGGAGTCCCATCTCCGCGTGAAAGTCCGTGTTCCGTGGAACGGCGCTGTACGAACGAACCCCGCTTTGAAAGTGAGCACCACACAGCGGCGCGGTGTCGGTTGCCGTGACACAGACGAGAGAGCGAGCACACTGGAACGCGGCGTCGGCAAATGGAATGGGCGTCCCGAACGGATCGAGATCGACCACGTCGACTCCCTTGTTTTCGTGCATGTACGCGTTCGCGTCACGGTGGACGATTCGTCCATCGAGATCGTTGCGCGTGAAGTTGGTTCGACAGTGCTCGACTGCGTCCGTATCGTAATCACAGCACGTCACGTTCCATCCTTCGGCAGCCGCGCGAACTCCCCGAATACCGCTTGCGGCGTTCGCATCGAGATACGATTCATCACCCGTCCGATCCTGCCACGTACGTAAGACAGCGACCGTAATGTCTCGATTCATCTCCTGTCGAGGATTATAGAAGACGACATCCCCAACTCCCGACTCAGGCTGCTCGGGAACCTCGATCGTAACCGTACCCTCGTGCACCTCCATACACGTCCCAACTGCCCAAGCGCGAAAAGCGCCACCATCCCGTCGGGAGATCTGTGTTCTCACCAGACGTCATCGATTGATGTCGGAGATCGTGACCATACAGACAGAACAAATCGAGGGAAGGGTGAACAAACGTGAATGACAGCAAACAGTGCGTGAGTGCATCGAACCGGTTTTGTTTCCTGACCGTCAAACTGTATGCGTGACCGCCGTGGAAGAGTGGCAGGATGCGCTCGCTGAGGAGGGCGAACTCACCGCCCCTGTAGTCGACCGTATCATCGCTGTCCACGGTTCGCGTGGAACACGCGCCATTGAGGCCGTTGCGGAGGAACGCGTCAAAGAGTACCGCGACTTCGTCGTCGTCGTTGGCCACACTGAGGAGTACATCGTCGAGGACGGTGGGTGTACCTGCGAGGATAGCCAGTACAATCTCGACCGTGATGACCCGACACAGCGTTGCTGGCACGTGCTTGCCGTCGAAATCGCTGCACGGATCGACGCAGTCGACCACCACGATATGTGGTATTCGGAAGTCCGAGAATTCCTCTAAGATAAGAGGTTTAATAGCACAGGTGCACGGACAGGTGAGCAAATGCGTCGATCGACGCTCATTGGGTTAGGATACGCTGGTTTTGGAGTCTTATTTCTCGCCAACGCTGTTACTGGAAACTGGATCCAATCTGGTTCGTGTGACTATATTCAACAGCAGTTGTTCGTCAACGTCGTTTCTGGGAGTTGGACCCAGTCTATCTCATGTGCCAACATCCGACGACGAATGATTACGTGGGGAGTGCTCGGGGGGATCTGGCTGCTGGTCAGTGTCTTTGCACTGTTGCGACCTGAACAGTTTGAAAACAAAGGAGACACAACAGAGATTGGATACGGTGCAATGTTCTCTGCTGTGTTCGTCGTGTTGCTCGTTCTCAGCGGAGGAGTACTGATCAACGTTATACTGTCACTGATCTATATGGTCTTTTGAACGGTTTTGGTGAGTCAGGAGCAAAGCTCAACGAAGTTCCGGAGGATGCGGAGTCCCGCTTCGCCGCTTTTTTCTGGGTGAAACTGCGTTCCGAAAATTGTTCCATCGTCGTTTGCGACGACACTTGGGAACGATTGGCCGTAGTCGGTTGTCGCCACACACGCATTCTCGTCGTTTGGGTCGGCGTAGTAGGAGTGAACGAAGTAGGCGTATTGCCCATCAACCCCTTCGACGATTGGGTGCTCGCGCTCAACAGTCAGTTCGTTCCATCCCATGTGTGGTACCTTCTTCGAACCATCGAATCTGACATTTCGGCCAGGGATGAGATCGAGCCCGTCGACATCCCCTTGTCCGGCACGGGTCGACTCTTCGCTCGAAGTGAGGAGCATCTGCATCCCGAGACAAATACCAAACAAGGGAATTCCGTCGGCAGCGGCATCACACAACGCATCGCGGAACGGTCCCGCATTCTCCATTCCTTCGCTGAATGCGCCCACACCAGGGAGGACGATGCCGTCCGCACGATCGAGGAGCGCGGGATCGGTGCTCATTTCGACGCCAGCGCCTGCTCGCTCGAGTCCACGAGTGACACTCCGAAGATTTCCGAGTCCGTAATCGACGACGACGACATCTGCCGTGATCTGACTGCTCATACTGGTCATTGGTGGGGTGAGATAAGGCGCTTTTCGCCTTCGTTAATACTCGCTGAGGCGGGATTGTCCACTCTCTGCGCCCGCACCCGCGAGTGAAACTGCCTCGCTGATCGTCTGTTCGAACGTTTCTTTCTGACTTCTGTCGTACAGTGTCGCGGCGGGATGAAGACAGATCACGATTCGACGCGGGGTGCCAGCGATCCGGTGCTCGACGACTGAGCCGGCCTCCTTCGTCACTGCTACGTCGCGCTCTAACAGGTGTTGACTCGGGACTTTTCCGAGCGTAACGATAAAATCGGGATCAACCGACTCAATCTCCCGTTCGAGATGCTCCCGGCAGTTCGTGAGCTCCGCTGTGGTCGGGTCGCGGTTTTCGGGCGGACGACAGCGCACGCAGTTTGCGATACGGACATCGCTCCGGACGAGACCACAGTCGCGCAGTGTTGTACTGAGTACGTCGCCAGAACGACCGACGAACGGCTCACCTTGCTCGTCTTCACGCGCACCCGGGGCTTCACCGATAAAGAGAAGCGACGCGTCTTCTACTCCGGTACCGTTGACGATCTGCGAACGAGACTCACACAGATCTGAACAGCGCTCGCAGGCAGTCACGTCGATCCCATCAACACGTTCCATGTCGTACTAGCGGCCGAGTAATGACTACAAGATTGCGTTCTCATCTGTATCCTGTGTGAAGAAATATCCTGCAATGATATGACTCCACGATCGGGATGATACCGTCGGTGCAACCGTGGTCTCTGCTTCTCGATCTGTCTCATATCGTCTGCGACAGTGTATCGCCTGCTCGCGCTGCGGTGTGTGCCACACGGAGTGGCTCCGGACGTCCTCCCTCAGGAGTAAACGTTCGGACGACACGCGCACTCTCGCTCGCATCGAGGCCGATCGCTCGGACAAACACCTGTTCGTCGTTGACTTCGATTGGCCAGCGCGGGGGCTGTCGCTCGTACCGTGAGAGTCGTTTGGTGCGTGCAGCACCATCGAACGCATCACGAAGTGCCGGTTCGAGCCCGTCGCTGTCCTCAAAGGAGACGGAAATGACCGGGCAGCTGAGAGCGTTCGCAAACTGCGGTAGATCAACAATATTGTACCACGCGGGCGCGATGCCGGAGATGAAGACATACTGTATATCGGGCCGGTCGACCCGATGGACGAGTTCTGTAAGACGATCGGTGCTGTCGGTTCCTCCAACCGTAACGTGCCCGAACGCTAACCCATCGAGGACACGGTCAGCACGTACGACCGCACCCGCGACAGTGCTCGTCTCAGCATCTGATTTGTACGAATCAGCCAACCCGAGTGCCCGCGTGCCTGATTTCACTCCTTCATCTCCTCAAGTCGTTCCAAGAGCTCGTCGTTGGAAGTGTCGAACTCGAACGAGACATTCCCATCGTGAGAATCACTCGAAGAGACCGTGTCTTCATCAAAGTCAGTGTCGATATCGCGGTTCTCCTGTTCAGATTCATCGTAGCTCCCGAAACCCATAGCCATCTAACTGTAAGGAATAGTCGTTGAAAAACGTTGGCTGCGTTCGTATTTATGATCTATCAGTAATTGCTAAAATCGAACTGTTCAGAATGGTGATATCTGACATAGATTCACCGTCGGTATCGATATGCGTGGAGGTAGGCTGAAGTACCAGCGTTACGACGTACGTGTATGAACGTTCATAACGTCACGGCAGACGCCGAGACGTTCACCTGTAACGCGTACCTCGTTACAGGTTCGACGACGACACTCGTCGACGCGGGGGCTGTTTCCGGTGTGGCCGACACCATCGCAGAGTACACCGATACTCTCGATCGGGTCGTCCTCACCCACCAGCACGGCGATCACATCGCCGAGCTCGATTCGGTTACGGATGCGTTCGAACCGGACTGTTATGCCTACAGCGATCACCCTCAGTGTACCCACACCATCGAAGATGGTGATCGCATCGACATCGGTGATGAGGTCTTTGAAGTCGTTTATACACCTGGCCACGCGGCCGATCATGTTTCGTTCATGAGCGAAACGACCATCTTCACCGGAGATGTCGTCGTTCACGACGACGGTGCGTTCGATGACGGCAGTTTTGGACGGACAGATATGCCCGGTCAGTCGCGTGAGCGTCTCATCGAGAGCATTAGAACACTGTTAGAGCGCCTTCCCGATGGAGGCGGCGACAACGCAGAGAGCAGTGTCGAACACATGTACTCGGGTCACGGTGGTCCCTTCCACGGTGACGTGCGCACTGTCATCGAACGAGCACTGGAGCGAGCAGAGCGCCGAGAACCGAAATATCCTGACGAGTAGTACCACACCTACAGAAACGGTAGTACTGTAGCAAGCAATCGTCGGGTATGGTCGGTTCTGCCTTTCTCAGGGGAGAAGACGTACGGCTGCGGACGATCGAAAAAGACGACGTCGACTTCCTCTGTGATCTCATCAACGATCCCGACGGGTGGCCGTATCTGAACAATCACACGCCTTGAAATCGCTCCTGGGACAATGAGCCAGCATCTCCGGCGGATCGAAGCGAAGATTTTCTCTGAGTATCCTTCCGACGCCAGCTCGAGCGAATTATAATACAGCGTACGCTGCGATCCACGCAAGAGACATCAAACAGATCGTCCTCCTACGAACCTTCTGAATCAGAACGAGCAGTACGCTGTCGATACGTCCCGACAACACCAGCCATCACGATTCGGTATTTGCTATTCGAGTCGGACTCACGACTCGATCAGCACTGTTCGCACGATTCTCCGCACAAACAGCTCGTACTGGGGCCATTTCCACCCGCTCTCAATCACATGAAGTCCTCGATCCCACTTTGTTTATTTTTGTCATTTTCGAATATGCTTTCTAACCGCCGTCGGAGGATGTCGAGGCGCTGTTTCGTGTACTCACGACAGCCAAACTCCTCTGCGACGTGGATCGCGGTGTCCAGATACTTGTTGACGGATCCCTCGTGGACGGTGAGCGTGACGCGGCCATCACACTCACGACACGACCCGGTGAGAGGCATTCGTCGGTACTTCACCCCACAATCGAGACACCGGGTGTCTTGCCGGGAGAACGCACGAAGGTTTCCGATGAGGTCCGGCAAGAAGTGGTACTCGATGACACGCTCTGCGACATCTGTTTCATCGACTGCGCGCAGCTTTCGAGCAAGTTCCAGCTGTGCGTCCATCTTGTCCATCATTGATTCGAGCGTTTTGTACGCCGAGAGATCCGGCCCAGCAGCGAGATCCGTGGTGTCGTGTGTGTGTTTGAATCCGGAGTACTCATCGTCGGTACCGAGCGTTTCCTCGGCGATTGTGATGTCAACTTCGCCGGGATCGGCCATCCGACGGGTTGCCTCGTAAAATTCGCGGGGATACGTATCGACGATGTCCACATTGTGTGCCTCGTCGTCGATCTCCGTGGGATCAATACGCGAGGACATGACCAACGGTGCGTCCATCGAGTTGTGGGCATAGAGCCAATTTGCGGTGAAAATAGGCTCACCGCCGACTTGTAGGTCGTACAGATAGCCACTGTAGTCGACCTGCTCGATGTTCGTGATTCGGAGATACGAGAGATCTCCTTCGACGAGCGGTCGGAGTTCGTCGAGACAGTGCGCTGCCTCGGTCGGTACCTCGCGCTGGTCGAGTTCAGCGACGATTTCGCTGAGCTTGTCCACTAAGATGGTCTCATCACGCTCGATCGACGCCGGAATGAGCTGTTCGACACCACGGATATCCATTTCGCGGAGGTCCTCTAGGGCACTCGGAATACGGACCGTGAGAGGTTCGGTGCCGTCATCGTCTTGCTGGCGAGAATCGCTCGCTCCACGAGAGGCAGTGAGCGTGTAGACCGACTGCTCTGATTCCTCCTGATCGTGCATTGCTATGTCGGCGACCAGTCCGAGCCGGTGGAGCAAGAATACGATCCCGTCTTTGACCGCCTCACTCGTCGTGTCGAATTCGACGCTCGAGTCGTTGTCGTCCTCACCATCGTCGATGAATCCACGGAGGAACGACAGGATGATCCTGCGCTCTGCACGGAGGATGCAGTCGGGAACAGCGTGTGCACAGTCGCTGTCGTTCGCACGCGAGTCAGCTTCGGTTTCTTCGATCCCAAGGTGATTGAGAACGTCTTTGAACACGGCCGGAAAGCGGACCTCACTGAACGTCTCCGACTGTTCAACAGACGGACTGCAACCGAGTACTGTTGTCGATACCTCAAGGATGCGTTCGGTGATCGACTCTTCACTACTCGTGAGTGTCGGGTTGTCATCGGAGAGTGATCCATTCGCGAGAACGTACCCAAGGAACCACGCGAAATCCACATCAACAGGGAGGTATCGATTGATTCCGATTTCTGATTCTTTGCTCCCGACTTCCGTGCTGTCTGGCACGGACTGATGGTCGTGTGTCGTTTCGGGCGTCGAAAACATCTCGAACGGGAGTTTTTGTCTATTTGTTGAACGATCGTCGTCGGCCGTGTCTGCTGGATCATCGACGAAGACGTACGGTGAATCGATACAATCGGTGACGTCAATTGTCGTCTCGATTGTTTCGACCTCTAATCGGCGTGGCGCGACGATCACGTCTCCCTCTTCGAGGTCGTCGCCAGCGACGTCCTCTATCCCGTCGTCGTACCGAAAGAGGCTGTGATTCGCTGTAATTTCCAGTGATCTCCCGAACTGGGTTTCGACGCGGAGCAACTGCTCGTCTTCACCGGCGCGGTATCGAATCGCCTTCTCGATCGGTTTCGGAGCAGCTTCGTGGTTCTCATCGAACGCGTACGTCGTCCATCCCTCTTCGAGGCAGATTTTCTTCTGGAACTTTCCATCGTGCTCGACCGGACTATCGAGTTGCGTCCAGAACTCCTCGAACGTGAGACATCTGACCGCACCCTCTGGACCGAACGCGAGCAGTTGAGAGTCCTCCGTCACGCTTCCCCCGCGTTTGTCCGGGAGATAGAGCTTGCTGAAATTCAACAGTCCGTCCATGAGAAGCATCACACAGTCTTCGTCCCCATCGCACTGTCCGACGTGAAGATCGTTCGCCACAAGTGTGTGGGTATCCGCAACCGTGAGACAGTACGTGTGGTCGGTATCACTTTCGACGTAGCGGACGTCTGTGACTTCATCGACTCGTGCAGTACTTCCATCGACGAATGGTCGCCCACGCTGATCGTTCGAGTCGAGTGACGCACGTGCCCATTCTGTCTCATCGGAGTCGGTTCCGATGAGTTCGGTGAACTGAATCGCACTCTCATCAGTAATGTGTACGATCCACGTTTCGACTGTCTGTGGATCATCACCGGAGAACGCAGCACCGACATCCCCCTCAGGCGTTCGTGTGTCACGGGACACCCGTCCAGTAATACCGAACCGTCTAAGCGCGCCAAGGAGATCTTCTTTCAGCTGGTCACTGACTGTGGTCACGCTGATCTCACTGGGCGATGCTACTGTGTTCCCATTGCTGTTGAAGTGAGCTGTGAGGAACGACTGGAGCTGACCGGCGGGTGCACCCATTACGCAATCTGGTATGCATTTGTCACCCATACCTGATCCGCACGCTAGCACGTCACATAATAACAATGAAACGATTCGGCTCGCTACAGTTACTCGCTCGTTTTCCCCGCCGGCTGCTTCGACTCCGAGTGCCTCCCTGAACGTTTGAATCGTTGCGTTTTGTGCGGCTTTGTGAGGAAGATTGATGACTGTCCGATACTGGTCCGCTTCCTCTCGAACGAAGCCCGACGCCGCGTAGTACCCGAGTAGTGATGCGAACGAGCTGTCGATTTCGAGCCACCGATCGACGCTCGTTCTGTCGTCTTCAACCGACAGAGAGATGTCTGTTGGAAGGAGGCTGAGAAGCGTCGATTCGTCATACTGTTCAAGAAGCGTCGACACCGGAACGCCATCCCGGTCGGTCTGCTCTGTCCACGTCGGATGGCGCTCGGAGCTTTTCTCGTCTCCGAGTCGTCGTTCGAGCTGTTTGGTCTCGTGACCGAGACCAGTAATGCGCAATTTGTCGTTCTCGATCCCATCGTGTGCGAGACACTCAGCAAGAAGATCGAACGACACCGGTTCTCCCTCGAAATCGACCGATTCTGGATGAAGTACGTTATCGCCTGGTTTGACTTCGCTCGCACTGACGCGCTCGATTTCGTCCGACCAGCGGAGAACCGTGTGGTCGGGCGTTACACGCAGTGTTCGTCCGTCGTTCGTTTCGATCGCTACGAGATGGTCGGGCGCGGGATGTTTCGAGACAGCACTGACCGGCTGAATGCCCATTTCACCATCGTTCGAGATCGATGGAACACAGAGCGCGCCGTCGAGATCTTGTATGAGCGTCCCGAAATCATCCGATCGTGGATCATCGAGACGCGCCTCAACGACGGTTTCGATGCGTTCGTACCGGTAGCGATCGTCTTCCCCCTTGTACCAGATCTTCGTTTCTGGATGGAAGCAGTTGCGCCGTTTTGCCGCGTGGAAGTACGGATGAGCGTATCCGACGGCTGCACTAGTGAATCCGACGACGCGTCCGACGACCGCGGCTGACGTGTGTGGAGCCATTCCGAACACCAGCTCACCAACGAGATCGTCGCGCGTTTCGACCTCGTAAAACGGCTCCAATCCGTAGTACTGCTCGAGGAGGTCATCGACGAAATCTGCGGTTCTGAGCATGTGAACCGCCGCGCCATCGGAGAGGACAATGTCCTGAACGCGGAGTTCGACAAGCTGATCGTCGTGACGGAGCGGTTCGCCATCAATATCGGTCTCGTATCCCAGCGAGCGAAACTGCCCTGCGGTCACATCGAGTTCGGTTGGTCGGACGGCTGTCACCGGCAGGTCTGTCATGTCGTATCGGATCGTGCCATCCTTGAACGTCGAAACACCGTGTTTTGCCCGTAAGACGCCTTTCTCGATCGGTTCGGCGATTTTCTGCTCCGAGGTGAGTCCCTTTACTCCTTTGAGGATATCGAAGACCCCCGCGCGCTGATTGACGGCTGCAAGCGCATCACGGTACTCACCCGCCACATCGATTGGTCGTCGCTCGACCGGTGATGCGAGACTTCCACAGCGGGGACATTCAGCCCGGCCGGCCTCGTCGGGCTCAGCACGAACGTCACAGTCACGACACTTATAAACTGGGCGAGTGGTATCGTTGCACTCTGGACAACGGGCTTTGAACGTCGCCGTATCACAACTGGTACACTCCCGACGGGCGATCTGTACCTCGACCTGTCCGGCAACAGACTGCATCGATTCTGTGTGTGAGGCTGCCTGTGTGACATCGCGCTGGTTGCCACCAGCTTCACCGATCGGGAACAACGTGTGAACAGCAGGGCTCAGTTCACGCTTTTCCGATTTTTCTGGCCGACCCATTCGGTTACCAATGCGGGTCGGCGCACGCTCACGAACAGTAAACGGCGCAACCTCGTTAACTGCCTTGATGGCGTTCTGCCCGTCTACGTCTGGTTCGACCGTCTCGTCAGCTCGGTCTGCTCTGCTCTCGTTGTCGTTGTTCTTGCTCTCTCGATCTTGTTCACTCTCGCTTTTGTTTTCATGATCACGCT
The nucleotide sequence above comes from Halocatena marina. Encoded proteins:
- a CDS encoding LAGLIDADG family homing endonuclease; translation: MRDADERYFERIESRLDEAFAVAREAKQRGGDPKPDVEIPVAKDMADRVENILGIEGVAERVRELEGEMSREEATLALAEDFAEGRVGEYESTAGVVEGAVRTAVALLTEGVVAAPIEGIDRVEVLDNSDGTEFVRVFYAGPIRSAGGTAQALSVLVADYTRTLLGLDQYKPYDEEVERYAEEVDLYDSETGLQYSPKDKETKFIAEHCPIMLDGEATGQEEVSGFRDLERVDTNNPRGGMCLVLAEGIAQKAPKIKRYTTQLDEVDWPWLDDLIEGTIGGKDTDEETNESSEDDSDGDGDDVDDDETDQITGPPRVEPATKFLRDLIAGRPVFSHPCRAGGFRLRYGRARNHGFATAGVHPATMHLVDDFLATGTQIKTERPGKAAGVVPVDTIEGPTVRLANGDVRRVEDLEEARTIRNGVEAILDLGEYLVNYGEFVENNHPLSPASYTVEWWVQDLDHAGADIQMFRDDPHVDLSEPNAAEAIGWTTDYDAPLHPKYTYLWHDLTVKQFERLANAVSEGRLIDAADSANTLVVPRTETVCNILETLLVQHTQNEETVTVPDALALVRSLGLTEQLERSWSITDLSDEARTWGTRAEGSQRDHENKSESEQDRESKNNDNESRADRADETVEPDVDGQNAIKAVNEVAPFTVRERAPTRIGNRMGRPEKSEKRELSPAVHTLFPIGEAGGNQRDVTQAASHTESMQSVAGQVEVQIARRECTSCDTATFKARCPECNDTTRPVYKCRDCDVRAEPDEAGRAECPRCGSLASPVERRPIDVAGEYRDALAAVNQRAGVFDILKGVKGLTSEQKIAEPIEKGVLRAKHGVSTFKDGTIRYDMTDLPVTAVRPTELDVTAGQFRSLGYETDIDGEPLRHDDQLVELRVQDIVLSDGAAVHMLRTADFVDDLLEQYYGLEPFYEVETRDDLVGELVFGMAPHTSAAVVGRVVGFTSAAVGYAHPYFHAAKRRNCFHPETKIWYKGEDDRYRYERIETVVEARLDDPRSDDFGTLIQDLDGALCVPSISNDGEMGIQPVSAVSKHPAPDHLVAIETNDGRTLRVTPDHTVLRWSDEIERVSASEVKPGDNVLHPESVDFEGEPVSFDLLAECLAHDGIENDKLRITGLGHETKQLERRLGDEKSSERHPTWTEQTDRDGVPVSTLLEQYDESTLLSLLPTDISLSVEDDRTSVDRWLEIDSSFASLLGYYAASGFVREEADQYRTVINLPHKAAQNATIQTFREALGVEAAGGENERVTVASRIVSLLLCDVLACGSGMGDKCIPDCVMGAPAGQLQSFLTAHFNSNGNTVASPSEISVTTVSDQLKEDLLGALRRFGITGRVSRDTRTPEGDVGAAFSGDDPQTVETWIVHITDESAIQFTELIGTDSDETEWARASLDSNDQRGRPFVDGSTARVDEVTDVRYVESDTDHTYCLTVADTHTLVANDLHVGQCDGDEDCVMLLMDGLLNFSKLYLPDKRGGSVTEDSQLLAFGPEGAVRCLTFEEFWTQLDSPVEHDGKFQKKICLEEGWTTYAFDENHEAAPKPIEKAIRYRAGEDEQLLRVETQFGRSLEITANHSLFRYDDGIEDVAGDDLEEGDVIVAPRRLEVETIETTIDVTDCIDSPYVFVDDPADTADDDRSTNRQKLPFEMFSTPETTHDHQSVPDSTEVGSKESEIGINRYLPVDVDFAWFLGYVLANGSLSDDNPTLTSSEESITERILEVSTTVLGCSPSVEQSETFSEVRFPAVFKDVLNHLGIEETEADSRANDSDCAHAVPDCILRAERRIILSFLRGFIDDGEDDNDSSVEFDTTSEAVKDGIVFLLHRLGLVADIAMHDQEESEQSVYTLTASRGASDSRQQDDDGTEPLTVRIPSALEDLREMDIRGVEQLIPASIERDETILVDKLSEIVAELDQREVPTEAAHCLDELRPLVEGDLSYLRITNIEQVDYSGYLYDLQVGGEPIFTANWLYAHNSMDAPLVMSSRIDPTEIDDEAHNVDIVDTYPREFYEATRRMADPGEVDITIAEETLGTDDEYSGFKHTHDTTDLAAGPDLSAYKTLESMMDKMDAQLELARKLRAVDETDVAERVIEYHFLPDLIGNLRAFSRQDTRCLDCGVKYRRMPLTGSCRECDGRVTLTVHEGSVNKYLDTAIHVAEEFGCREYTKQRLDILRRRLESIFENDKNKQSGIEDFM